A genomic segment from Nicotiana sylvestris chromosome 1, ASM39365v2, whole genome shotgun sequence encodes:
- the LOC104219105 gene encoding WAT1-related protein At1g09380-like — protein MKMGNDLLAFVVMVIVQLAFAGMIIITKLVMNGGMNPFVQSAYRPIFATISIAPFAFFLERKSRPKLTRSILFQIFLCSIFGITVNQYVYFIGLKNSTPTVVSAIDNLIPAFTFLIAVPMGAEKLGLRNIAGQAKLLGTIICVGGAMLLSLYHGKVVIGQLGFHWKYAESTGKDVNSSGHGNFFSGPFLVIMSSLTYAIWLIIQGKVNEKYAAPYTCITLMCLMASVESVIIGFCVVPKLSEWALNPIRAISVVYNGVVCTSFAYFLSSWCIERKGPLYVSMFNPLLLVISAFLSWTLLREKLYLGVVVGSIIIVLGLYGFLWGQKMETRTDDDIEVMVNKEKNHSTKFDLELQLPQNPSFNGHPSAAKTEL, from the exons ATGAAAATGGGGAATGATTTGTTGGCATTTGTAGTAATGGTGATTGTGCAATTAGCGTTTGCTGGAATGATTATAATAACAAAGCTAGTTATGAACGGTGGAATGAATCCTTTCGTTCAGTCAGCATATAGGCCTATTTTTGCCACCATCTCCATTGCTCCCTTTGCTTTCTTCTTGGAGAG GAAATCAAGACCCAAATTGACTCGCTCTATTCTTTTCCAGATCTTTTTGTGTTCTATTTTCGG GATAACAGTGAACCAATATGTATATTTCATTGGACTAAAGAATTCTACTCCAACAGTTGTTTCCGCAATTGATAATCTAATCCCAGCTTTCACGTTTCTCATAGCCGTACCCATGGG GGCTGAAAAATTGGGGTTGAGAAATATAGCAGGACAAGCCAAGTTATTGGGGACGATAATATGTGTTGGAGGTGCCATGTTATTGTCATTATATCATGGAAAAGTGGTGATTGGTCAATTAGGGTTTCACTGGAAATATGCAGAAAGTACGGGCAAAGATGTTAATTCTTCTGGCCATGGCAACTTTTTTTCTGGACCTTTTCTAGTCATAATGAGCAGTCTCACTTATGCTATTTGGTTAATCATTCAG GGAAAGGTAAACGAGAAGTATGCAGCTCCATATACATGCATAACATTGATGTGCTTAATGGCAAGTGTGGAGAGCGTGATCATTGGCTTTTGCGTTGTCCCAAAACTTTCTGAATGGGCTTTAAACCCCATTAGAGCTATCTCAGTTGTTTATAAC GGAGTTGTGTGCACGTCATTTGCATATTTTCTGAGCTCGTGGTGCATTGAAAGAAAAGGTCCTTTATATGTCTCGATGTTCAACCCATTGCTGTTGGTTATTTCTGCATTTCTCAGTTGGACTTTGCTCCGTGAGAAATTGTACCTTGGAGT AGTTGTAGGGTCTATCATAATTGTGCTTGGGCTTTACGGCTTTCTCTGGGGCCAAAAAATGGAGACACGTACAGACGACGATATTGAGGTGATGGTAAATAAAGAGAAGAATCACTCCACTAAATTTGATTTGGAATTGCAATTACCTCAAAATCCCAGCTTCAACGGTCATCCTTCAGCTGCCAAAACTGAACTATGA